In one window of Myxococcus virescens DNA:
- a CDS encoding YhjD/YihY/BrkB family envelope integrity protein, which translates to MKLTPLPWLRHFRERATRLWAPLQHTPVGLFATDTLLAAKTVAQGFRGENLRLRAAALTYVSMFSLVPLLTVALVLLTAFHQDEFKEKLRFVVSEVLNPGVRGKSSQFLDRFLNPTHTVAIGSVGFLAVLLSAGSLLRQLDGAVNELWGIRRQRPWRIRLLIYSGLLLVGPFFLALSFSGTGKVRVFLQSHAPYASAFILLGTTLVTVASLTLLYYWTPYAHVRVRSALAGGLVAGLGWTFAKQVYAAFAERSFQYNPLYGSLGALPLFLAWVYVSWLLVLFGARLSYAVEHTAFRHSLFAFGSHPRAHELVAARVAQEATLAWVDGLPPPSPRELATRLRVPESLVHEVVDRMVAAELLERLRKGGLRPAKDPAALTLADTTLAVHGVMLTGGAEGWNGPRAPGFEQMEPIFQAADCAGVDLLRRTRWLDLVVPLRPGLAEPAPAPPPRVAAGGNP; encoded by the coding sequence GTGAAACTGACGCCCCTGCCGTGGCTCCGTCACTTCCGCGAGCGGGCCACCCGGCTCTGGGCGCCTCTGCAGCACACGCCCGTGGGGCTGTTCGCGACGGACACCCTCCTGGCCGCGAAGACGGTGGCCCAGGGTTTTCGCGGGGAGAATCTCCGGCTTCGGGCCGCCGCGCTGACCTACGTCAGCATGTTCTCCCTGGTGCCCCTCCTGACGGTGGCGCTCGTGCTGCTGACCGCCTTCCACCAGGACGAGTTCAAGGAGAAGCTGCGCTTCGTCGTCAGCGAGGTGCTCAACCCCGGGGTGCGCGGCAAGTCCTCCCAGTTCCTCGACCGGTTCCTGAACCCCACGCACACCGTCGCCATTGGCAGCGTGGGCTTCCTGGCGGTGCTCCTGTCCGCCGGCTCGCTGCTGCGGCAGCTCGACGGCGCCGTCAACGAGCTGTGGGGCATCCGGCGGCAGCGTCCGTGGCGCATCCGGCTGCTCATCTACTCGGGCCTCCTGCTCGTGGGCCCCTTCTTCCTCGCGCTCTCCTTCTCCGGGACGGGCAAGGTCCGTGTCTTCCTGCAGAGCCACGCGCCCTACGCCAGCGCCTTCATCCTGCTGGGCACCACGCTCGTCACCGTGGCCAGCCTCACCCTGCTCTACTACTGGACGCCCTACGCGCATGTCCGCGTCCGGTCCGCGCTCGCCGGAGGACTGGTGGCCGGCCTGGGGTGGACGTTCGCCAAGCAGGTGTACGCCGCATTCGCGGAGCGCAGCTTCCAGTACAACCCCCTCTACGGCTCGCTCGGCGCGCTCCCGTTGTTCCTGGCGTGGGTCTACGTGAGCTGGCTGTTGGTGCTCTTTGGCGCCCGGCTCTCCTATGCCGTGGAACACACCGCCTTCCGGCACTCCCTCTTCGCTTTTGGAAGCCACCCGCGCGCGCACGAGTTGGTCGCCGCCCGTGTCGCCCAGGAGGCCACCCTGGCCTGGGTGGACGGACTGCCGCCTCCCTCGCCGCGCGAGCTGGCGACGCGGCTGCGCGTCCCCGAGTCGCTGGTCCACGAGGTCGTCGACCGCATGGTGGCCGCCGAGTTGCTGGAGCGCCTCCGCAAAGGGGGCCTGCGTCCCGCGAAGGACCCGGCTGCCCTCACGCTGGCGGACACCACGCTCGCCGTGCACGGTGTGATGCTCACCGGCGGCGCGGAGGGATGGAACGGGCCACGGGCGCCCGGATTCGAACAGATGGAGCCCATCTTCCAGGCAGCTGACTGCGCCGGTGTCGACCTGCTACGTCGCACCCGATGGCTGGACCTGGTGGTGCCGCTCCGCCCAGGGCTGGCCGAGCCTGCTCCCGCCCCACCACCCAGGGTGGCCGCAGGGGGAAATCCGTAG
- a CDS encoding HU family DNA-binding protein encodes MLKSDLINILVAKRGVTQKQAEATIETIFESMKDALCRGENIEIRGLGAFHVKNYQGYQGRNPKTGQVIPVKPKRGLLFRTGKELRDRVNRPAPQQAQTELPPLPESKGPGNTGTGL; translated from the coding sequence ATGCTCAAGTCCGATCTGATCAACATCCTCGTGGCCAAGAGGGGCGTGACGCAGAAGCAGGCTGAGGCCACCATCGAGACGATTTTCGAGTCGATGAAGGATGCCCTCTGCCGCGGCGAGAACATCGAGATTCGCGGGCTCGGTGCCTTTCACGTGAAGAACTACCAGGGCTACCAGGGCCGCAACCCGAAGACGGGGCAGGTCATCCCGGTGAAGCCCAAGCGCGGCCTGCTCTTCCGCACGGGCAAGGAGCTGCGCGACCGCGTGAACCGTCCGGCGCCCCAGCAGGCCCAGACGGAGCTGCCCCCGCTTCCCGAAAGCAAGGGGCCGGGCAACACGGGCACGGGGCTCTAA
- a CDS encoding flagellar biosynthesis protein FlhA — translation MNPLMKVLLKARNSSDVVLAIAMAAVLGALIIPLPAWLLDAGLAVNLAASVALLVAALRARDALKVTSFPTLLLFTTLFRLALNVSSTRLALAEGHAGDVIQAFGEFVVRGDYVVGAVVFAILTLVQLLVVTKGAERVAEVSARFTLDAMPGKQMSIDADLRAGAIDQAQARRRRRDLERESQMFGAMDGAMKFVKGDVIAGLVIVAVNLLGGTVIGVLQGGMPLAEAASTFALIAIGDGLVSQVPSLCIAVAAGLVVTRVASEKEEDTLGAEIGAQFFGEARTLWVVAGLCVALALMPGMPHVTFLLLAGGLGGLGHVLSRAGVSKVEEKAGAPAEGVAPGAAGAPPESAASPVGVSPLTLDLAPDLTVLAEAEGAAFVHKTLNGVRDELFFELGVRVPGIRVRTQAAYLGPGEYRVLVDEVPAGGGQVLPGALYALAPPDELAFLQVSAEAATEPSSGKVISRIPESARVLLETAQVPLRRPGELVADHVRAILRVRAADLLGLQDVQGLLEGLEAQAPVLVKEALQKVPLPLLTDVLRKLLQEGVSIRDLRAILEALVSPTTEGDAVALAERCRQALRRYLSHKFAPTGPLYAYLVDPEVEEVLRGMGPRGLAPDPERVAEILEGVRQVATEGRAVLLTAPDVRRPLRRLCEGAFPDVAVLTYGELDGALQIRPIGRLSPVAVGR, via the coding sequence ATGAACCCCCTCATGAAGGTGTTGCTGAAGGCCCGAAACTCCTCGGACGTGGTGTTGGCGATCGCCATGGCCGCGGTCCTGGGCGCGCTCATCATCCCCTTGCCCGCATGGCTCCTGGACGCGGGGCTCGCCGTCAATCTGGCGGCGTCGGTGGCCCTGCTGGTGGCCGCGCTGCGTGCCCGGGACGCCTTGAAGGTGACGTCGTTCCCCACGTTGTTGCTGTTCACCACGCTGTTCCGGTTGGCACTCAACGTGTCCTCCACGCGGCTCGCGCTCGCGGAGGGGCACGCGGGAGACGTCATCCAGGCCTTCGGTGAGTTCGTCGTCCGGGGCGACTACGTTGTGGGCGCGGTGGTGTTCGCCATCCTCACGCTGGTGCAGTTGCTGGTCGTCACCAAGGGCGCGGAGCGGGTGGCGGAGGTGTCCGCGCGGTTCACGCTGGACGCGATGCCCGGCAAGCAGATGTCCATTGACGCGGATCTGCGCGCGGGCGCCATCGACCAGGCGCAAGCAAGGCGCCGGCGGCGTGACCTGGAGCGCGAGTCACAGATGTTCGGCGCCATGGACGGCGCGATGAAGTTCGTGAAGGGGGACGTGATTGCGGGCCTGGTCATCGTCGCCGTGAACCTGCTCGGAGGAACCGTCATCGGTGTGCTGCAGGGAGGCATGCCCCTGGCCGAGGCGGCGTCGACATTCGCGCTCATCGCCATTGGTGACGGGCTGGTGTCCCAGGTTCCCTCGCTGTGCATCGCCGTGGCCGCGGGCCTCGTCGTCACGCGCGTCGCCTCGGAGAAGGAAGAGGACACGCTGGGGGCGGAGATTGGGGCCCAGTTCTTCGGAGAGGCACGGACGCTCTGGGTGGTGGCGGGCCTGTGCGTCGCGTTGGCCCTCATGCCGGGAATGCCGCACGTGACGTTCCTCCTGCTGGCGGGAGGCCTGGGCGGGCTCGGCCATGTGCTGAGCCGCGCGGGTGTTTCGAAGGTCGAAGAGAAAGCAGGCGCGCCCGCGGAGGGCGTGGCGCCTGGCGCGGCTGGAGCCCCTCCGGAGAGTGCCGCGTCACCCGTGGGTGTCTCCCCGCTCACGTTGGACCTGGCGCCTGACCTGACGGTGCTGGCCGAAGCGGAGGGCGCCGCCTTCGTCCACAAGACGTTGAACGGCGTGCGGGATGAGCTGTTCTTCGAACTGGGGGTTCGGGTGCCCGGCATCCGGGTGCGCACGCAGGCCGCCTACCTGGGCCCGGGTGAGTACCGCGTCCTGGTGGACGAAGTCCCGGCGGGTGGAGGGCAGGTGCTGCCGGGGGCGCTCTACGCGCTGGCGCCTCCGGATGAACTGGCGTTCCTCCAGGTGAGCGCGGAGGCCGCGACGGAGCCCTCGAGCGGGAAGGTCATCAGCCGCATTCCGGAGTCGGCTCGGGTCCTGCTGGAGACGGCGCAAGTGCCGCTGCGGCGTCCGGGAGAGCTGGTCGCGGACCACGTGCGCGCCATCCTGCGTGTCCGCGCCGCGGACCTGCTGGGGCTGCAGGACGTCCAGGGACTGCTGGAGGGGCTGGAGGCGCAGGCGCCCGTGCTCGTGAAGGAGGCGCTGCAGAAGGTGCCGCTGCCGCTGCTCACGGACGTGCTTCGCAAGCTGCTCCAGGAGGGCGTCAGCATCCGGGACTTGCGAGCCATCCTGGAGGCGCTGGTGTCGCCGACGACGGAAGGGGATGCCGTCGCGCTCGCGGAGCGCTGTCGGCAGGCGCTGCGGCGGTACCTCAGCCACAAGTTCGCGCCCACCGGGCCGCTGTACGCGTACCTCGTGGACCCGGAGGTGGAAGAGGTGCTGCGCGGCATGGGCCCGCGAGGGCTGGCGCCCGACCCGGAGCGGGTGGCGGAAATCCTCGAAGGCGTGCGGCAGGTGGCCACTGAGGGACGGGCCGTGCTGCTCACCGCTCCGGATGTCCGGCGGCCTCTGCGCAGGCTGTGCGAGGGCGCGTTCCCGGACGTTGCAGTGCTCACCTATGGCGAACTGGATGGGGCCCTCCAGATTCGCCCCATCGGCCGGCTGTCGCCGGTGGCGGTGGGGCGCTGA
- a CDS encoding EscU/YscU/HrcU family type III secretion system export apparatus switch protein, whose product MSGEKTEKPSAKRLREARRKGQIPRSRLLNASAVTAGGLFGLTEAAPVGMARLQAWTEHLFLGQQDLGAWQEGLWIAARFCGPVLGGAFAAALLVSVATVGLEAELLHVEPKLERISLVAGMQRLFSWRPWVELAKTLLIVCLVGALVWRDAEEAAPDAMKTAWLGGTEGLRLVVAHVSGLASRLACLLVVLGVGDYALAWRRHIKDLMMTREEMKREYKESEGDPRHKGQRKALHRQLSQGGAARGVQKATAVVVNPTHIAVALRYDVDECEAPYLVAKAREGDALAMREQARRLGIPVVRDIPLARSLIHYDVGEPIPEELYQAAAVVLRTAMDARELDDHPRRQTS is encoded by the coding sequence GTGAGTGGGGAGAAGACAGAGAAGCCCAGCGCGAAGCGCCTTCGTGAAGCACGGCGCAAAGGACAGATTCCCCGCAGCCGCTTGCTGAACGCCAGCGCGGTGACGGCGGGTGGTTTGTTCGGGCTCACGGAGGCCGCGCCAGTGGGCATGGCGAGGCTCCAGGCATGGACGGAGCACCTCTTCCTGGGACAGCAGGACCTTGGGGCGTGGCAGGAAGGGCTCTGGATTGCCGCGCGTTTTTGTGGCCCGGTGCTGGGGGGCGCGTTCGCCGCGGCGCTGCTCGTGTCCGTGGCCACGGTGGGTCTGGAAGCCGAGCTCCTGCATGTCGAGCCGAAGCTTGAGCGCATCAGTCTGGTGGCGGGCATGCAGCGGCTCTTCAGCTGGCGCCCCTGGGTGGAACTGGCGAAGACGCTGCTGATTGTCTGCCTGGTGGGGGCGCTCGTCTGGCGCGATGCGGAGGAGGCCGCTCCGGATGCGATGAAGACCGCGTGGCTGGGGGGGACGGAGGGCTTGCGCCTGGTGGTCGCGCACGTGTCCGGACTCGCGAGCCGCCTGGCCTGTTTGCTGGTGGTGCTGGGCGTGGGGGACTACGCGCTGGCCTGGCGGCGCCACATCAAGGATTTGATGATGACTCGCGAGGAGATGAAGCGCGAGTACAAGGAGAGTGAGGGCGACCCCCGGCACAAGGGACAGCGGAAGGCCCTGCATCGCCAGCTTTCGCAGGGCGGTGCGGCACGCGGGGTGCAAAAGGCGACGGCCGTGGTCGTCAACCCCACGCACATCGCGGTCGCGCTCCGCTACGACGTCGACGAATGTGAGGCGCCCTATCTCGTGGCCAAGGCCCGGGAAGGGGATGCGCTCGCCATGCGGGAGCAGGCCCGCCGACTTGGCATTCCGGTGGTGCGGGACATCCCGCTGGCACGCAGCCTCATCCACTACGACGTGGGCGAGCCCATCCCAGAGGAGCTGTACCAGGCGGCGGCGGTCGTCCTGCGCACGGCGATGGATGCGCGGGAGTTGGACGACCATCCACGGAGACAGACGTCATGA
- a CDS encoding EscT/YscT/HrcT family type III secretion system export apparatus protein, with protein MNLEPLRAWLESLAPDIIVVALCAARLLPMTFLCPLLGGQATPTMVRLALVLSLSLFLRVEAGVVLDAPVTSAVALGGWVIRELLFGTSVGLVAALPFDAARMGGRFIDLLRGTSAEVSLPLAGSRESAAGEGLYHLLVALVVSGGMWPLVLSSVLRGFGVVKLGAFVPTEAATLHVVLLAGAAMATGLAVGAPIAAAVLTVDCFLGLASRAAPQVNLQEVGTPLKILGGGALLWLGTGVLCERLLAGVLSVEGALALLAEVTR; from the coding sequence ATGAATCTGGAGCCACTCCGCGCCTGGCTCGAGTCACTGGCGCCGGACATCATCGTGGTGGCGCTGTGTGCCGCGCGGCTGCTGCCCATGACGTTCCTGTGTCCGCTACTGGGAGGACAGGCCACGCCGACGATGGTCCGCCTGGCATTGGTGCTGTCCCTGTCGCTCTTCCTCCGGGTGGAGGCGGGCGTGGTGCTGGATGCGCCTGTCACGTCCGCGGTGGCCCTGGGAGGATGGGTGATTCGCGAGCTGCTCTTCGGGACGTCCGTGGGGTTGGTCGCGGCACTCCCCTTCGATGCCGCGCGCATGGGGGGCCGCTTCATCGACCTGCTTCGTGGAACCTCCGCCGAGGTGAGTCTGCCCCTGGCGGGGAGCCGTGAGTCCGCGGCAGGGGAGGGGCTCTACCATCTGCTGGTGGCGCTGGTGGTCTCCGGTGGCATGTGGCCGCTCGTCCTCTCCAGCGTGCTGCGTGGGTTCGGCGTCGTGAAGCTCGGCGCCTTCGTTCCAACCGAGGCGGCCACGCTGCATGTCGTCCTGCTGGCGGGCGCGGCCATGGCCACGGGGCTGGCGGTGGGGGCGCCGATCGCCGCGGCGGTGCTGACCGTGGACTGTTTCCTGGGCCTGGCCTCGCGAGCGGCACCACAGGTGAATCTTCAGGAGGTGGGGACGCCGCTGAAGATTCTGGGTGGGGGCGCCTTGTTGTGGCTGGGGACGGGCGTGTTGTGTGAGCGGCTGTTGGCGGGCGTGTTGTCCGTGGAAGGCGCGCTGGCGTTGCTGGCGGAGGTGACGCGGTGA
- a CDS encoding flagellar biosynthetic protein FliQ codes for MTQDVFLTLGREALLLMVMASLPPIGASLVVGFLSSLFQATTQLQESTLSVVPKLCAAVLALVLAGPWIAGQLTRFTHQLLMLISEVAA; via the coding sequence ATGACCCAGGATGTCTTCCTCACCCTGGGACGTGAGGCCCTGCTGTTGATGGTGATGGCGTCGTTGCCGCCCATTGGCGCGAGCCTGGTGGTGGGGTTCTTGTCGAGCCTCTTCCAGGCCACCACCCAGCTTCAAGAGTCCACGTTGTCGGTGGTGCCCAAGCTGTGCGCGGCCGTCCTGGCACTGGTCCTCGCCGGGCCCTGGATTGCCGGGCAGCTCACGCGCTTCACCCACCAGCTCCTGATGCTCATCTCCGAGGTCGCGGCATGA
- the sctR gene encoding type III secretion system export apparatus subunit SctR — MSHGLLGALLLVPAAAAAAENSLSRMSYAGSPLSMMGMLAVMSLLPFAVLMLTSFSKIAVVLSLARSAMGTQQAPPTIVLTGLAAVLTGHIMAPVMERMYDAGQVAYAEVASGSGAEMLSAASRVSEPLRAFLVKHGSAEERARFVDLARELRPVEEMDAVRETDLFVVIPAFVITELKEAFQIGFLVFLPFLVLDMVIANVLLALGMQTLSPSQVSLPFKILLFVAVDGWSLLARGLILGYR, encoded by the coding sequence ATGAGCCACGGCTTGCTGGGAGCGCTCCTGCTGGTTCCTGCCGCGGCCGCCGCGGCGGAGAATTCGCTGTCTCGGATGTCGTACGCAGGCAGCCCTCTGTCGATGATGGGCATGCTCGCGGTGATGTCGCTGCTGCCGTTCGCGGTGCTGATGCTGACGAGCTTCTCGAAGATTGCCGTCGTGTTGTCGCTCGCCCGCTCGGCCATGGGCACGCAGCAGGCGCCGCCTACCATCGTGCTCACGGGCCTGGCGGCGGTGCTCACCGGGCACATCATGGCCCCGGTGATGGAGCGCATGTACGACGCGGGGCAGGTGGCCTACGCGGAGGTGGCGTCGGGCTCCGGCGCGGAGATGCTCTCCGCCGCGAGCCGCGTGTCGGAGCCGCTGCGCGCCTTCCTGGTCAAGCACGGGAGCGCTGAGGAGCGCGCGCGCTTCGTGGACCTGGCGCGCGAGCTACGTCCGGTGGAGGAGATGGACGCGGTGCGGGAGACGGACCTCTTCGTCGTCATTCCTGCCTTCGTCATCACCGAGCTGAAGGAAGCCTTCCAGATTGGCTTCCTCGTCTTCCTCCCGTTCCTCGTGCTGGACATGGTGATTGCCAACGTGCTGCTCGCGCTGGGGATGCAGACGCTGTCACCCAGCCAGGTGAGTCTGCCCTTCAAGATTCTCCTCTTTGTCGCCGTGGATGGCTGGTCGCTGCTCGCGCGGGGCCTCATCCTCGGCTACCGGTGA
- a CDS encoding flagellar biosynthetic protein FliO codes for MNAQRFVHSPRSRLLLAGALVLGLAVMGPVAGVSTTVAARWLLGVVALAALGWWLHRRGAVVRGEPTAPRLNIVSRAGLSQRCGVALVEVDGRSYLVAFGDAFAEIRETPAPAPEFGHVLAQARRPMPRSRTIRGRREGP; via the coding sequence ATGAATGCACAGCGTTTCGTTCATTCGCCGCGCTCGCGCTTGCTGTTGGCGGGCGCACTGGTGCTGGGGTTGGCGGTGATGGGCCCGGTGGCAGGGGTGTCCACCACGGTGGCCGCGCGGTGGCTGTTGGGCGTCGTGGCGCTGGCCGCGCTGGGATGGTGGTTGCACCGGCGCGGCGCTGTCGTCAGGGGCGAACCCACGGCGCCACGGCTGAACATCGTATCGCGAGCGGGACTGTCGCAACGGTGCGGTGTTGCGCTCGTGGAGGTGGATGGGCGCAGCTACCTCGTGGCCTTCGGTGACGCGTTCGCGGAGATTCGCGAGACGCCAGCGCCAGCGCCGGAGTTCGGCCATGTCCTGGCGCAAGCCCGGCGGCCCATGCCCAGGTCCCGCACGATTCGGGGCCGGCGGGAGGGGCCATGA
- the sctQ gene encoding type III secretion system cytoplasmic ring protein SctQ: protein MNTRIEHAASRKVRPLRRLGARRLTRAHLVLAERPQAGGLGREALDAVMAALTRELGCPVLAEARFLESVVSPSVGLGEPAIFALLELSAVGGTAVLELEPALAFMGLERIAGAGQRPGVVTELARLEEATLAYVLLVALSAVRAAGGAYPWLGPRLAGVTMSRSDVVARLDPREPLVGIELMVTVGESRAGARLLLPSQVVQTVFQALPVERAPRIAPEVLAASLEARCLVGQTPLPANALDALVVGDVVVFEGVRKQAGQLFGPGRLVTRGFALSGDFLAEGFSLTRAQGRGIPQESDMVAVNKQEEGMPPLPVDVEIELTRVMIPLSELAALKPGALLPLHINASEPVVLRVGDRAVARAELVEIEGEVGARVLALLP, encoded by the coding sequence ATGAATACCCGTATCGAACATGCCGCCAGCCGGAAGGTCCGCCCCCTGCGCCGCTTGGGGGCGCGCCGGCTGACCCGGGCCCACCTCGTGCTCGCGGAACGGCCCCAGGCCGGGGGCCTCGGAAGGGAGGCGCTGGACGCGGTGATGGCGGCCCTGACTCGGGAACTCGGCTGTCCCGTGCTTGCGGAGGCCCGCTTTCTGGAGTCCGTCGTCTCGCCTTCGGTTGGACTGGGCGAGCCCGCGATTTTCGCGCTGCTGGAGCTGTCGGCGGTGGGGGGCACGGCGGTGCTGGAGCTGGAGCCCGCGCTCGCCTTCATGGGGCTGGAGCGCATCGCTGGCGCGGGGCAGCGGCCCGGCGTGGTGACGGAGTTGGCCCGGTTGGAAGAGGCGACGTTGGCCTATGTCCTGCTGGTCGCGCTCTCCGCGGTGAGGGCGGCGGGCGGGGCATACCCGTGGCTCGGTCCACGGCTCGCGGGCGTGACGATGTCCAGGTCGGACGTGGTGGCGCGCTTGGACCCTCGCGAACCCTTGGTTGGCATCGAGTTGATGGTGACCGTGGGCGAGTCGCGCGCGGGCGCGCGGTTGCTGCTGCCGTCACAGGTGGTCCAGACAGTCTTTCAAGCGCTGCCGGTGGAGCGCGCGCCGCGCATCGCGCCAGAGGTGCTGGCCGCCTCGCTGGAGGCCCGGTGCCTCGTAGGCCAGACGCCGCTGCCCGCGAACGCTCTGGATGCGCTCGTGGTGGGGGACGTCGTCGTCTTCGAAGGTGTGCGCAAGCAGGCCGGCCAGCTCTTCGGGCCGGGGCGGCTGGTGACGCGCGGATTCGCGCTCTCGGGAGACTTCCTCGCCGAGGGCTTTTCACTGACCCGCGCGCAGGGGCGCGGGATTCCCCAGGAGTCGGACATGGTGGCCGTGAACAAGCAGGAGGAGGGCATGCCTCCGCTGCCCGTGGATGTGGAAATCGAGCTGACGCGGGTGATGATTCCCCTGTCGGAGCTCGCGGCGCTCAAGCCAGGCGCGCTGCTTCCCCTGCACATCAACGCCAGTGAGCCGGTGGTGCTGCGCGTGGGAGACCGCGCGGTGGCCCGCGCCGAGTTGGTGGAAATCGAGGGCGAGGTTGGAGCCCGCGTCCTGGCGCTGCTGCCGTGA
- a CDS encoding flagellar M-ring protein FliF, with protein MRLLFRRAFFLVLLVSVTACRERIQHGLDERQANELQSVLVERGLDARKVSEAGKKPTWSIEVADEHASDAVRILSELGLPRPKEEVGCDVFGGGGLVRTPVEESVCRVRVMERSLEKTLQSVEGVLLARVHLVVPAPPRVGQAPGPSKASAMLRVAPGNAARVRQSSETLKVLLAGGVEGLSPEAVSLLVDEVSTRVEAPTEVGASPLTRLRALLAVLGLMVTGLSVALVLVTLRMRHYRDRTPTPSAPPGPARPVLSPGPARKVA; from the coding sequence ATGCGTTTGCTTTTCCGTCGCGCTTTCTTCCTCGTGCTACTCGTCAGCGTCACCGCCTGCCGCGAGCGCATCCAGCATGGTCTGGATGAGCGGCAGGCCAACGAGCTTCAATCCGTGCTCGTCGAGCGAGGGCTCGACGCGCGCAAGGTCTCCGAAGCGGGCAAGAAGCCCACGTGGTCCATCGAGGTGGCGGATGAGCACGCCTCGGACGCGGTCCGCATCCTGTCGGAGCTGGGGCTGCCGAGGCCGAAGGAGGAAGTGGGCTGTGACGTCTTCGGCGGTGGCGGGCTGGTGCGCACGCCGGTGGAGGAGAGCGTCTGCCGAGTGAGGGTGATGGAGCGGAGCCTGGAGAAGACGCTCCAATCCGTGGAAGGGGTGCTGCTCGCGCGCGTCCACCTGGTGGTGCCCGCGCCGCCGAGAGTGGGACAGGCCCCGGGGCCATCGAAGGCCTCGGCCATGCTTCGCGTGGCGCCGGGCAATGCGGCACGGGTGCGGCAATCCTCCGAGACGTTGAAGGTCCTCCTCGCGGGTGGTGTGGAGGGCCTGTCGCCGGAAGCCGTCTCGCTGTTGGTGGACGAGGTCTCCACCCGAGTGGAGGCTCCGACGGAGGTGGGCGCGTCTCCGCTGACCCGACTGCGTGCCCTCTTGGCCGTGTTGGGTCTGATGGTGACGGGGCTGTCGGTGGCGCTGGTGCTGGTGACGCTCCGGATGCGGCACTACCGCGACCGGACACCGACTCCGTCCGCACCGCCTGGACCTGCGCGGCCCGTGTTGTCACCGGGACCGGCGCGCAAGGTGGCGTGA
- a CDS encoding ATP-dependent helicase HrpB, whose protein sequence is MAMDTLGPVGGAGASPAVEPSRERFSEVLDEVQGPAKGTGVPVATEGPPKPAPTAAPRGVSRAEGVGPAAPGCADVKPGTRVDSVQAARAQQAAQVLDRVGQAQKRLDHILQLAQSGRSFTPAELLALQAHVYRASQELDLAGKVVEKATGGVKQVLQTQV, encoded by the coding sequence ATGGCCATGGACACGTTGGGGCCGGTGGGGGGAGCGGGCGCGTCGCCCGCGGTGGAGCCCAGCCGGGAGCGATTCAGCGAGGTGTTGGACGAGGTGCAAGGGCCTGCGAAGGGCACTGGGGTTCCGGTGGCCACGGAGGGGCCGCCGAAGCCCGCGCCCACGGCGGCGCCGCGGGGTGTCTCCCGGGCCGAAGGGGTGGGGCCCGCCGCGCCGGGCTGCGCGGACGTGAAGCCGGGCACTCGCGTGGACTCGGTGCAGGCGGCGCGAGCGCAGCAGGCGGCGCAGGTGCTGGACCGGGTGGGGCAGGCGCAAAAGCGGCTGGACCACATCCTTCAGCTGGCGCAGTCCGGCCGCAGCTTCACGCCCGCGGAGTTGCTCGCGTTGCAGGCCCATGTCTACCGGGCGAGCCAGGAGCTCGACCTCGCCGGCAAGGTCGTCGAGAAGGCGACCGGCGGCGTCAAGCAGGTCCTCCAGACCCAGGTTTGA
- a CDS encoding PilZ domain-containing protein, giving the protein MRTTDGGPQIAERFHPRVDANLPVKVLLKGRSVMVRARDVSMAGLFLMAHPADTARELTIAVPLPGDREIVTTCQIRRREVDGVALEFGELDWDDLIALARYLHPRLP; this is encoded by the coding sequence GTGCGGACGACCGATGGCGGCCCCCAGATTGCCGAGCGCTTTCACCCGCGCGTCGACGCCAACCTCCCCGTGAAGGTGCTCCTCAAGGGACGCTCGGTGATGGTTCGCGCTCGGGACGTGTCCATGGCGGGCCTGTTCCTGATGGCCCACCCGGCCGACACCGCACGGGAGCTCACCATCGCGGTGCCGCTGCCCGGCGACCGGGAAATCGTCACCACCTGCCAGATTCGCCGCCGCGAAGTGGACGGTGTGGCGCTGGAGTTCGGCGAGCTGGACTGGGACGACCTCATCGCCCTGGCGCGCTACCTCCACCCGCGCCTGCCCTGA
- a CDS encoding response regulator, which produces MAGNSQAPFHILLVEDEPVIRELVRSMLSDGTVEVVCAATGLEGLKLAKSQTFHLILMDVVLPQLDGISVCRILKGDPVTAGVPLYMLTAKAKRSDMESATQAGADGYIHKPFRGAELMALVERLREAGPKPQLP; this is translated from the coding sequence ATGGCTGGCAATTCCCAGGCACCCTTCCACATCCTTCTCGTCGAGGATGAGCCGGTCATCCGGGAGCTGGTGCGCTCCATGCTGAGCGACGGCACCGTGGAGGTGGTGTGCGCCGCCACGGGGCTGGAGGGCCTGAAGCTGGCCAAGAGCCAGACGTTCCACCTCATCCTGATGGATGTGGTGTTGCCGCAACTGGACGGTATCTCCGTGTGCCGCATCCTCAAGGGGGACCCGGTTACCGCGGGAGTGCCGCTCTACATGCTCACCGCGAAGGCGAAGCGCTCCGACATGGAGAGCGCCACCCAGGCGGGGGCGGACGGCTACATCCACAAGCCCTTCCGGGGCGCCGAGCTGATGGCGCTGGTGGAGCGGCTGCGCGAAGCGGGGCCGAAGCCGCAGTTGCCCTGA